One window from the genome of Thermaerobacter marianensis DSM 12885 encodes:
- the thiE gene encoding thiamine phosphate synthase: MAGAVVHLITDRGTAPDLVGAVASALSGGVHWVQLRDKSPAARDLLELARRIQPLCQDHRAGLLINDRLDVALAAGCHGVHLAKKSLPVKEARRLVPANLLVGVSVHSVEEAVAAAADGADYVTFGSVFPTRSHPGRPAAGVDLLAQVVHAVNIPVLAIGGITPDNVDAVLATGVAGVAVISSILAEADPARAAARLRETMERSQHRPRFPFPPVGPFPDAHRCAGPPPPGR; encoded by the coding sequence TTGGCGGGAGCGGTCGTGCACCTGATCACCGACCGGGGTACGGCCCCCGACCTGGTGGGGGCGGTGGCCTCCGCATTATCGGGCGGCGTCCACTGGGTTCAGTTGCGGGATAAGTCGCCGGCGGCCCGGGACCTTCTGGAACTGGCCCGAAGGATCCAGCCCCTGTGCCAGGACCACCGTGCCGGCCTCCTGATCAACGACCGGCTGGACGTCGCCCTCGCCGCCGGCTGCCACGGCGTCCACCTGGCCAAGAAGAGCCTTCCGGTGAAGGAGGCCCGGCGTCTAGTACCCGCAAACCTGCTGGTGGGGGTCTCCGTCCACTCCGTCGAGGAAGCGGTGGCGGCTGCCGCCGATGGAGCCGACTACGTCACCTTCGGCAGCGTATTCCCGACCCGCAGCCATCCCGGCCGCCCGGCTGCTGGAGTGGACCTGCTGGCCCAGGTGGTCCATGCCGTGAACATCCCCGTCCTGGCCATCGGCGGCATCACGCCGGACAACGTGGATGCCGTCCTGGCCACGGGGGTCGCCGGAGTTGCCGTCATCTCATCCATCCTGGCCGAGGCCGACCCGGCCCGGGCCGCGGCCCGCCTGCGCGAGACCATGGAACGTTCGCAACACCGGCCCCGTTTCCCCTTCCCGCCGGTAGGACCGTTTCCGGATGCCCACCGTTGCGCCGGTCCACCCCCACCAGGCCGC
- a CDS encoding TetR/AcrR family transcriptional regulator, with the protein MGQQREKTNRSQQILATAKAVFAQSNYRSSTTAEIAAAAGISEPLIYRYYPSKKHLYLAVLGDVAQRILQRWDAIRRTETSSLACLHRIGRDYLDLLDRNSDDLKVFFKAVCEDGDPEIRDFLAESYRSYARYLEDVARQGQERGEIRRDIPARVIAWQMMSLGAAFNLFAVLGLSEWTRADRETQLLAFLERIATSHVATLLTREAAGPDPASATGRGAGRAAIPRPGTAIGQDVDPAANLPTGNAAGATRGEGVGMPREPAAETAGPAGPPDGGVAGERTAQSDR; encoded by the coding sequence ATGGGCCAGCAGCGAGAGAAGACGAACCGGTCCCAGCAGATCCTGGCCACGGCCAAGGCCGTCTTCGCCCAGTCCAACTACCGGTCCAGCACCACGGCGGAGATCGCGGCCGCGGCCGGTATCTCGGAGCCGCTCATCTACCGCTACTACCCTTCCAAAAAGCACCTTTACCTGGCGGTGTTAGGGGACGTCGCCCAACGCATCCTGCAGCGTTGGGACGCCATCCGCCGCACCGAGACGTCGAGCCTGGCTTGCCTGCACCGCATCGGCCGGGACTACCTGGATCTCCTGGACCGGAACAGCGACGACCTCAAGGTGTTCTTCAAGGCTGTCTGCGAGGACGGCGACCCTGAGATCCGCGATTTCCTGGCCGAGAGCTACCGCTCCTACGCCCGGTACCTCGAGGACGTCGCCCGGCAGGGGCAGGAGCGGGGGGAGATCCGCCGCGACATCCCCGCGCGGGTCATCGCCTGGCAGATGATGAGCCTGGGCGCCGCCTTCAACCTGTTTGCCGTCCTGGGGCTGTCGGAGTGGACACGGGCGGATCGCGAGACCCAGTTGCTGGCCTTCCTCGAGCGCATCGCCACAAGTCACGTTGCCACCCTGCTCACCCGTGAGGCCGCAGGCCCGGACCCGGCTTCAGCCACCGGCCGGGGCGCCGGCCGGGCCGCGATCCCGCGCCCGGGTACCGCCATCGGCCAGGACGTGGACCCGGCCGCGAATCTGCCGACTGGGAACGCCGCCGGCGCGACACGCGGGGAGGGAGTGGGGATGCCCCGTGAGCCAGCGGCCGAGACCGCCGGACCGGCTGGCCCACCGGACGGCGGCGTGGCCGGCGAACGGACTGCCCAATCCGATCGATAG
- a CDS encoding acyl-CoA dehydrogenase family protein — protein sequence MRYQSYAYGQNHWERDPDLRHVLAHYWPGYIAHEDELRRFGALAGKEVYEVAYHVDHDARPVLVMHDLDGNRVDRVRLSPVQEALLRELAPMNRPPYEGGSWHHHYALGYLVADPGIYCILTITNQTAYIIHKYAPEFGEWKDKLLRGEFWGATWMTEVQGGSDLGANTLKATPAAEAVTRDGSVGAGSSRAHTGPADAGPAGSVPGAPPRVWRLDGEKYFCSGAGLTDVAVVTARPEGAPAGPKGLALFLVPRMNRAGELNYHVRRLKDKSATRAVPSGEVDFRGSEAFLVGEAAQGIYYTLEVLTVSRLANAIAGMGIARKAHLEVLERVRRRRSFGRALIEHPLIRRDLTDMAVRIAGGLVLGFHAADRFEKAWDERPPYTARYHYARFLSHLAKNRTADHAAEVTRLAMELFGGLGFLEEYAVARWHREALITPIWEGPSNIQALDLLEAMDKKRAHEAFLAEFIPMLEKAGTPEARAAREVIEGTLARLGELAASRPAEAQWYAKDAAARLADAAQVGLLYKLAETAGDRYAHLAALYARRFLAGEEYPGWALEKPEVWSA from the coding sequence GTGCGCTACCAGTCCTACGCCTACGGGCAGAACCACTGGGAGCGGGACCCGGACCTGCGCCACGTTCTGGCCCACTACTGGCCGGGATACATCGCCCACGAGGACGAGCTGCGCCGCTTCGGCGCCCTAGCGGGCAAGGAGGTCTATGAGGTCGCCTACCACGTGGACCACGACGCCCGGCCGGTCCTGGTCATGCACGACCTGGACGGCAACCGGGTGGACCGGGTGCGCCTGTCCCCCGTCCAGGAGGCGTTGCTCCGGGAGCTGGCGCCCATGAACCGTCCGCCCTATGAGGGCGGCAGCTGGCACCACCACTACGCCCTGGGCTACCTGGTGGCCGACCCGGGCATCTACTGCATCCTGACCATCACCAACCAGACCGCTTACATCATCCACAAGTACGCGCCGGAGTTTGGCGAGTGGAAGGACAAGCTCCTCCGCGGCGAGTTCTGGGGCGCCACCTGGATGACCGAGGTCCAGGGCGGAAGCGACCTGGGCGCCAACACCCTCAAGGCCACCCCCGCAGCGGAAGCGGTGACGCGAGACGGGTCGGTCGGGGCCGGTTCTTCCCGGGCGCATACCGGTCCCGCCGACGCGGGCCCGGCCGGCTCCGTTCCGGGAGCTCCACCGCGGGTCTGGCGCCTCGACGGCGAGAAGTACTTCTGCAGCGGCGCCGGCCTGACCGACGTGGCCGTGGTCACCGCCCGGCCGGAAGGCGCACCTGCCGGGCCCAAGGGGCTGGCCCTGTTTCTCGTTCCCCGGATGAACCGGGCCGGCGAGCTGAACTACCACGTCCGCCGCCTCAAGGACAAGAGCGCCACCCGCGCCGTCCCCTCCGGGGAGGTCGACTTCCGGGGCAGCGAGGCCTTCCTGGTGGGCGAGGCGGCGCAGGGGATCTACTACACCCTCGAGGTGCTGACGGTCTCCCGGCTCGCCAACGCCATCGCCGGCATGGGCATCGCCCGCAAGGCGCACCTGGAGGTGCTGGAGCGGGTGCGGCGCCGCCGGTCCTTCGGCCGGGCCCTGATCGAACACCCCCTGATCCGCCGCGACCTGACCGACATGGCCGTGCGTATCGCCGGCGGGCTGGTCCTGGGCTTCCACGCCGCCGACCGCTTTGAGAAGGCCTGGGACGAGCGGCCGCCTTACACGGCTCGCTACCACTATGCCCGGTTCCTCTCCCACCTGGCCAAGAACCGCACCGCCGACCACGCCGCCGAGGTGACGCGGCTGGCCATGGAACTCTTCGGCGGGCTCGGGTTCCTTGAGGAGTACGCGGTGGCCCGCTGGCACCGCGAGGCGCTGATCACGCCCATCTGGGAGGGGCCGAGCAACATCCAGGCCCTGGACCTGCTGGAGGCCATGGACAAGAAGCGGGCTCACGAGGCGTTCCTGGCCGAGTTCATCCCGATGTTGGAAAAGGCCGGCACACCCGAGGCCCGGGCCGCCCGGGAGGTCATCGAGGGCACCCTGGCCCGATTGGGTGAGCTAGCGGCCAGCCGGCCGGCCGAAGCCCAGTGGTATGCCAAGGATGCCGCGGCCCGGCTGGCCGACGCCGCCCAGGTGGGCCTGCTGTACAAGCTGGCCGAGACCGCGGGCGACCGCTACGCCCACCTGGCGGCCCTGTACGCCCGCCGGTTTCTCGCGGGAGAAGAGTATCCGGGTTGGGCCCTGGAGAAGCCCGAGGTCTGGTCCGCTTAG